One stretch of Bombina bombina isolate aBomBom1 chromosome 7, aBomBom1.pri, whole genome shotgun sequence DNA includes these proteins:
- the LOC128636639 gene encoding olfactory receptor 1019-like — MEQTNYSMVTYFIIKGISDAPELQTLIFITVLLIYLLTVSGNMIILLLVCLNSHLHTPMYFFLANLSILDMSCSTVTLHVIITSFISRNKTVSFANCLAQVYFFSCFTSNELLILSAMSYDRYAAICKPLHYHMVMNGRVCKMMAFVCWILGLIEMIPYLVLLLHISCYKSNIINHFFCDIMPVMKLSCSDNSALEILIFTEGLFLMSTTPFLLTFCSYVFIINATLRIHSNIGRRKVFYTCSSHLTVVVLLYTTLFFQYLRPRSVDILESNKLFSLFNTAAVPILNPLIYSLKNKDVKSALKENISKIKLKV; from the coding sequence ATGGAGCAGACAAACTATAGTATGGtgacatattttattattaagGGAATTTCAGATGCCCCTGAACTTCAAACATTAATCTTCATTACAGTTCTGCTCATCTACCTTCTCACTGTAAGTGGAAACATGATCATTCTTCTCCTGGTCTGccttaatagtcacctgcacactccCATGTATTTCTTCCTTGCCAACTTGTCCATCCTTGACATGTCTTGTTCTACAGTCACCCTTCATGTCATCATAACCAGCTTCATATCAAGAAACAAAACAGTTTCATTTGCTAATTGTCTGGCTCAAGtatattttttttcctgctttACATCTAATGAATTGTTAATATTATCGGCTATGAGTTACGACCGATATGCGGCTATCTGTAAACCGTTGCATTATCACATGGTCATGAATGGTAGAGTTTGTAAGATGATGGCTTTTGTCTGCTGGATCTTAGGATTAATAGAAATGATACCATATCTTGTCTTGTTGTTACACATTTCATGTTATAAATCTAATATAATCAATCACTTTTTCTGTGATATTATGCCAGTTATGAAACTTTCCTGTAGTGACAACTCTGCATTGGAAATTCTAATCTTCACCGAAGGACTGTTCCTCATGAGTACAACTCCATTTCTACTAACATTTTGTTCTTATGTGTTCATCATTAATGCAACTTTAAGGATCCATTCCAACATTGGGAGGCGTAAAGTTTTCTACACATGCTCCTCCCACCTTACGGTTGTCGTTCTTCTCTATACGACCCTCTTCTTCCAGTACCTGAGACCTAGGTCTGTAGACATTTTAGAGTCTAATAAACTCTTCTCACTATTTAATACAGCAGCCGTCCCTATATTAAATCCTTTAATCTAcagcttaaaaaataaagatgttaagtctgcattaaaagaaaatatcagtaaaattaaattaaaagtttaa